In Stigmatopora nigra isolate UIUO_SnigA chromosome 11, RoL_Snig_1.1, whole genome shotgun sequence, the following proteins share a genomic window:
- the cfap91 gene encoding cilia- and flagella-associated protein 91 isoform X1: MTSITRTIPKVVDPYVAKRERLYDYLYEPIYHVSSEVDHVRTSFKSFKEPAQKKMQQFETMFSNDRVTFRVDTSNPVQLSVDRRWRGNAEQRQRALQQLVGFIPSVQPLMKIRDGCQPGGADRWKFFKRPLPPCVQQIPLDVNREGSPEEAEAATRNNTAADIPTHFTVAVQTDYRESEAQTDPYSPEYVLRAGTSPSELLVVASFTWERGLPASVEEVEMIQRSRARRAWEDRLPALNDPELVRKRRRMMEEMEAREWAFREGKIQKLQHARLALLREMLLEKDQAQVAATKDRLNHIYAKLLKEKENKLHKVDKEHTRSMRKLETKRRHMEENIKKLGTCKDYTVYKSLTCAARGCGDDYIGKKKYSQDSYKVVTYDGLLNGVQRPKIAYLKQLKTLSKAKPIRNKSSVDQPDNRRNILLEKYKNLKDEIAKYLVKKEKPTLRPITPTVEEPPKGEEEKELAVIHLQKLLRGRTIQTQIFTGKENHLDLIKELRMAHALRAEEQQMQKADKEMVMALKRERDEQQLQRSREEAQHAGAIGAELEYVFDTLSKELIRLQEERRIHAFTLLAERERLRREAEESGKRQAEERHRLEDDQIFREVVKVHQETVDLYFEDIILDTMEITADQQAREEIRRVAKEVNDIAYAIEESRNNLQSEEIVSELVYGFLIPEVEKNTVRQRVHERQRRHLLAVRSIVEGNAEVQVVASTMGTQQVTRPSDVAAHQVLDDMLDEGRSQVE, encoded by the exons atgacATCTATTACGCGCACAATCCCCAAGGTGGTTGACCCTTATGTCGCAAAACGGGAGCGTCTTTATGACTACTTGTACG AGCCGATATACCACGTGTCTTCAGAGGTCGACCATGTCAGGACCAGTTTTAAGAGTTTTAAGGAGCCTGCG cagaaaaaaatgcagcagtTTGAAACAATGTTCAGCAACGATCGTGTCACCTTTCGAGTGGACACGTCCAATCCGGTGCAGCTCTCTGTGGACCGTCGCTGGCGTGGCAACGCGGAGCAGCGTCAGCGGGCTCTGCAGCAACTTGTGGG GTTTATTCCAAGTGTTCAGCCATTGATGAAAATAAGGGACGGGTGTCAGCCCGGTGGAGCCGATCGCTGGAAGTTTTTTAAAAG GCCTCTCCCTCCATGTGTGCAACAAATTCCCTTAGACGTGAATCGGGAAGGTTCTCC AGAAGAGGCTGAAGCCGCCACCAGGAATAACACCGCTGCAGACATCCCTACCCACTTCACTGTGGCAGTGCAGACAGACTACAGGGAGAGCGAAGCACAGACAGACCCGTATTCCCCCGAATATGTGCTACGTGCTGGGACGTCCCCTTCAGAGCTGTTGGTGGTGGCGTCTTTCACTTGGG AACGAGGTCTGCCCGCGAGTGTCGAAGAAGTGGAAATGATTCAACGGTCCCGCGCACGAAGGGCGTGGGAGGATCGGCTGCCGGCCCTCAACGATCCTGAGCTTGTGCGCAAAAGGAGGCGGATGATGGAGGAAATGGAGGCAAGAGAGTGGGCCTTCAGAGAAGGGAAAATACagaa ACTGCAGCACGCTCGGCTGGCTTTGCTACGAGAGATGCTGCTTGAGAAGGATCAAGCCCAAGTCGCCGCCACCAAAGACAGACTCAACCACATCTACGCCAAGCTTCTAAAGGAGAAGGAGAACAAACTGCACAAGGTGGACAAGGAGCACACAAGAT CCATGAGGAAGCTGGAGACCAAGCGGAGGCATATGGAGGAGAACATTAAGAAGCTGGGCACTTGTAAAGACTACACTGTGTACAAGTCTTTGACGTGTGCTGCGCGAGGGTGTGGCGACGACTACATTGGCAAGAAAAAGTACAGTCAGGATAGCTACAAAGTGGTGACTTACGATG GCTTGCTGAATGGAGTACAAAGACCCAAGATTGCATATCTTAAGCAGCTGAAGACGTTGTCCAAAGCCAAACCTATCAGGAACAAGAGCAGCGTTGATCAGCCTGATAACAGAAGAAACATTCTGTTGGAAAAGTACAAG AACCTGAAAGATGAGATTGCTAAATATCTTGTCAAGAAGGAAAAGCCTACTCTACGTCCTATCACTCCTACTGTTGAGGAACCTCCAAAG ggcgaggaggagaaggagctaGCAGTCATTCATCTCCAGAAACTCCTGAGGGGACGCACCATTCAAACTCAG ATATTCACTGGCAAAGAGAACCACTTGGACCTGATCAAGGAACTGAGGATGGCGCACGCCTTGCGAGCGGAGGAGCAGCAGATGCAGAAAGCTGACAAAGAGATGGTCATGGCCCTCAAACGAGAGCGAGACGAACAACAACTACAG AGGTCCCGCGAGGAGGCCCAACACGCCGGCGCCATCGGCGCCGAACTAGAGTATGTGTTCGACACGCTCTCCAAGGAGCTGATCCGTCTCCAGGAAGAGCGCCGCATCCACGCTTTTACGCTGCTGGCGGAACGGGAGCGTCTGAGGCGCGAGGCTGAGGAGAGCGGGAAGAGGCAGGCCGAAGAACGTCACCGCCTCGAGGATGATCAGATCTTCAGAGAA GTGGTCAAAGTCCACCAGGAGACGGTGGACTTGTACTTTGAGGACATCATCCTGGACACCATGGAGATCACAGCAGACCAGCAAGCACGAGAGGAGATCCGCAGGGTGGCCAAAGAAGTCAATGACATTGCCTATGCCATCGAGGAGAG CCGCAACAATCTTCAGTCGGAGGAGATTGTTTCTGAGTTGGTCTACGGATTTCTCATTCCTGAAGTGGAGAAGAATACTGTCCGGCAGAGAG TGCACGAGAGGCAGCGCCGCCACCTGTTGGCGGTGCGGAGCATCGTGGAGGGCAACGCCGAGGTACAAGTGGTGGCCAGCACCATGGGCACCCAACAGGTGACCCGCCCTTCCGATGTGGCCGCCCATCAGGTTCTGGACGACATGTTGGATGAGGGTCGCAGCCAGGTTGAATAG
- the cfap91 gene encoding cilia- and flagella-associated protein 91 isoform X2, with protein MTSITRTIPKVVDPYVAKRERLYDYLYEPIYHVSSEVDHVRTSFKSFKEPAKKMQQFETMFSNDRVTFRVDTSNPVQLSVDRRWRGNAEQRQRALQQLVGFIPSVQPLMKIRDGCQPGGADRWKFFKRPLPPCVQQIPLDVNREGSPEEAEAATRNNTAADIPTHFTVAVQTDYRESEAQTDPYSPEYVLRAGTSPSELLVVASFTWERGLPASVEEVEMIQRSRARRAWEDRLPALNDPELVRKRRRMMEEMEAREWAFREGKIQKLQHARLALLREMLLEKDQAQVAATKDRLNHIYAKLLKEKENKLHKVDKEHTRSMRKLETKRRHMEENIKKLGTCKDYTVYKSLTCAARGCGDDYIGKKKYSQDSYKVVTYDGLLNGVQRPKIAYLKQLKTLSKAKPIRNKSSVDQPDNRRNILLEKYKNLKDEIAKYLVKKEKPTLRPITPTVEEPPKGEEEKELAVIHLQKLLRGRTIQTQIFTGKENHLDLIKELRMAHALRAEEQQMQKADKEMVMALKRERDEQQLQRSREEAQHAGAIGAELEYVFDTLSKELIRLQEERRIHAFTLLAERERLRREAEESGKRQAEERHRLEDDQIFREVVKVHQETVDLYFEDIILDTMEITADQQAREEIRRVAKEVNDIAYAIEESRNNLQSEEIVSELVYGFLIPEVEKNTVRQRVHERQRRHLLAVRSIVEGNAEVQVVASTMGTQQVTRPSDVAAHQVLDDMLDEGRSQVE; from the exons atgacATCTATTACGCGCACAATCCCCAAGGTGGTTGACCCTTATGTCGCAAAACGGGAGCGTCTTTATGACTACTTGTACG AGCCGATATACCACGTGTCTTCAGAGGTCGACCATGTCAGGACCAGTTTTAAGAGTTTTAAGGAGCCTGCG aaaaaaatgcagcagtTTGAAACAATGTTCAGCAACGATCGTGTCACCTTTCGAGTGGACACGTCCAATCCGGTGCAGCTCTCTGTGGACCGTCGCTGGCGTGGCAACGCGGAGCAGCGTCAGCGGGCTCTGCAGCAACTTGTGGG GTTTATTCCAAGTGTTCAGCCATTGATGAAAATAAGGGACGGGTGTCAGCCCGGTGGAGCCGATCGCTGGAAGTTTTTTAAAAG GCCTCTCCCTCCATGTGTGCAACAAATTCCCTTAGACGTGAATCGGGAAGGTTCTCC AGAAGAGGCTGAAGCCGCCACCAGGAATAACACCGCTGCAGACATCCCTACCCACTTCACTGTGGCAGTGCAGACAGACTACAGGGAGAGCGAAGCACAGACAGACCCGTATTCCCCCGAATATGTGCTACGTGCTGGGACGTCCCCTTCAGAGCTGTTGGTGGTGGCGTCTTTCACTTGGG AACGAGGTCTGCCCGCGAGTGTCGAAGAAGTGGAAATGATTCAACGGTCCCGCGCACGAAGGGCGTGGGAGGATCGGCTGCCGGCCCTCAACGATCCTGAGCTTGTGCGCAAAAGGAGGCGGATGATGGAGGAAATGGAGGCAAGAGAGTGGGCCTTCAGAGAAGGGAAAATACagaa ACTGCAGCACGCTCGGCTGGCTTTGCTACGAGAGATGCTGCTTGAGAAGGATCAAGCCCAAGTCGCCGCCACCAAAGACAGACTCAACCACATCTACGCCAAGCTTCTAAAGGAGAAGGAGAACAAACTGCACAAGGTGGACAAGGAGCACACAAGAT CCATGAGGAAGCTGGAGACCAAGCGGAGGCATATGGAGGAGAACATTAAGAAGCTGGGCACTTGTAAAGACTACACTGTGTACAAGTCTTTGACGTGTGCTGCGCGAGGGTGTGGCGACGACTACATTGGCAAGAAAAAGTACAGTCAGGATAGCTACAAAGTGGTGACTTACGATG GCTTGCTGAATGGAGTACAAAGACCCAAGATTGCATATCTTAAGCAGCTGAAGACGTTGTCCAAAGCCAAACCTATCAGGAACAAGAGCAGCGTTGATCAGCCTGATAACAGAAGAAACATTCTGTTGGAAAAGTACAAG AACCTGAAAGATGAGATTGCTAAATATCTTGTCAAGAAGGAAAAGCCTACTCTACGTCCTATCACTCCTACTGTTGAGGAACCTCCAAAG ggcgaggaggagaaggagctaGCAGTCATTCATCTCCAGAAACTCCTGAGGGGACGCACCATTCAAACTCAG ATATTCACTGGCAAAGAGAACCACTTGGACCTGATCAAGGAACTGAGGATGGCGCACGCCTTGCGAGCGGAGGAGCAGCAGATGCAGAAAGCTGACAAAGAGATGGTCATGGCCCTCAAACGAGAGCGAGACGAACAACAACTACAG AGGTCCCGCGAGGAGGCCCAACACGCCGGCGCCATCGGCGCCGAACTAGAGTATGTGTTCGACACGCTCTCCAAGGAGCTGATCCGTCTCCAGGAAGAGCGCCGCATCCACGCTTTTACGCTGCTGGCGGAACGGGAGCGTCTGAGGCGCGAGGCTGAGGAGAGCGGGAAGAGGCAGGCCGAAGAACGTCACCGCCTCGAGGATGATCAGATCTTCAGAGAA GTGGTCAAAGTCCACCAGGAGACGGTGGACTTGTACTTTGAGGACATCATCCTGGACACCATGGAGATCACAGCAGACCAGCAAGCACGAGAGGAGATCCGCAGGGTGGCCAAAGAAGTCAATGACATTGCCTATGCCATCGAGGAGAG CCGCAACAATCTTCAGTCGGAGGAGATTGTTTCTGAGTTGGTCTACGGATTTCTCATTCCTGAAGTGGAGAAGAATACTGTCCGGCAGAGAG TGCACGAGAGGCAGCGCCGCCACCTGTTGGCGGTGCGGAGCATCGTGGAGGGCAACGCCGAGGTACAAGTGGTGGCCAGCACCATGGGCACCCAACAGGTGACCCGCCCTTCCGATGTGGCCGCCCATCAGGTTCTGGACGACATGTTGGATGAGGGTCGCAGCCAGGTTGAATAG
- the LOC144204434 gene encoding cell surface glycoprotein CD200 receptor 1 — MRDPIGGLAVILALFCQVGTQDSVLELFFNKGSKVDLNCSHTTKLVYVIWKIKLEGRKECQVGISVRTGEKSDTCNVGMWSLKNASESRYYLSIPEFSEQYVGLYKSEMAFDGGMHTCNISLSITVPPRISSWLETREDGTLAICKAEGGKPAANVTWRHVCNSSSAETRNASNYVESHLKLQDNDGNVTCVVKHPFWSEEKILVPVRKTGLSFIISCILPVICVLVVLATLLMFIYKMHMLRRCVLSNRSKTEQTETSEEVEPYACYIQRVNSIYNS, encoded by the exons ATGAGGGATCCCATCGGGGGTCTGGCTGTTATTTTAGCTTTGTTTTGCCAAGTGGGGACTCAGGACTCAG TGCTGGAGTTATTTTTCAACAAGGGTAGTAAAGTGGATCTCAACTGCAGTCACACTACCAAGTTGGTCTACGTCATCTGGAAAATTAAGTTGGAAGGACGGAAAGAGTGTCAGGTGGGAATCAGCGTGAGAACCGGTGAAAAGTCCGACACATGCAACGTTGGCATGTGGTCCCTGAAAAACGCTTCGGAGTCTCGCTACTACCTGAGCATCCCGGAATTTTCTGAGCAGTACGTGGGCTTGTACAAGTCTGAAATGGCTTTCGATGGAGGAATGCACACCTGTAATATCAGCTTGTCCATCACAG tgccTCCCCGTATTTCATCCTGGCTGGAGACACGGGAAGATGGCACGCTAGCTATTTGCAAAGCCGAGGGAGGAAAACCAGCCGCAAATGTCACTTGGCGACACGTCTGCAACTCGTCGTCTGCCGAAACCAGAAATGCTTCCAATTACGTTGAAAGCCACCTGAAACTGCAAGACAACGATGGCAACGTCACGTGTGTTGTCAAGCATCCGTTCTGGTCAGAAGAAAAGATCTTGGTACCTGTACGCAAAACAG GTCTTTCTTTCATCATTTCGTGCATTCTCCCAGTCATTTGTGTTTTAGTTGTGCTGGCCACATTATTAATGTTCATATACAAGATGCACATGCTCAG ACGCTGTGTACTGTCTAACCGGTCTAAAACTGAGCAA ACAGAGACCAGCGAGGAAGTGGAGCCTTATGCCTGCTACATTCAACGTGTGAACTCCATTTATAACTCatga